In Haloarcula salinisoli, one genomic interval encodes:
- the truD gene encoding tRNA pseudouridine(13) synthase TruD yields MREAHPIERVVGMEYYVSDADGVGGHLRASPEDFRVTELESFDTAPVDADTGGYPHLVFRAQLRDWDTNDFASALSDKLGISRERVSWAGTKDKRAVTRQLFSVKGVDPDDLPELDAADIDVVGRAGRPILFGDLAGNAFEIVVRDADAPENAASVVTDLRRFAGGEARESRRDERASEPSSGEGTEPREPDGDALPDDETTVAVPNYFGQQRFGSRRPVTHEVGLAIVREAWKDAVLAYVGNPHEREPEATQAAREYVDETEDWQGALERLPRALGYERSMCHTLVDNGGETAADFREAVETLPTNLQTLFVNAAQSYVFNRILSERLERGLPFDRPVEGDVVCFRDSEAPADLPLPDTDRIQRVTGKRLRTVERHCERGRAFVTAPLVGTETELADGEAGEIEREVLDDVGLEPNDFALPGEFDSSGTRRAVQVQTELSVERDGDDLTFEFSLPKGSYATVLLREFRKNDPAK; encoded by the coding sequence ATGCGCGAGGCCCACCCCATCGAGCGTGTGGTCGGTATGGAGTACTACGTCAGCGACGCCGACGGCGTGGGCGGCCATCTGCGGGCGAGCCCCGAGGACTTCCGCGTCACCGAGCTGGAGTCGTTCGACACCGCGCCGGTCGACGCCGATACGGGCGGATATCCCCACCTCGTCTTCCGGGCACAACTCCGCGACTGGGACACCAACGACTTCGCCAGCGCGCTGTCGGACAAGCTGGGCATCTCCCGCGAGCGCGTCTCCTGGGCGGGCACGAAGGACAAGCGAGCGGTCACCCGCCAGCTGTTCTCGGTGAAAGGGGTCGACCCGGACGACCTCCCGGAGCTGGACGCGGCAGACATCGACGTCGTCGGCCGCGCCGGCCGCCCCATCCTCTTTGGCGACCTCGCCGGCAACGCCTTCGAAATCGTCGTTCGGGACGCCGACGCGCCCGAGAACGCGGCGTCCGTCGTCACTGACCTGCGGCGGTTCGCCGGTGGCGAGGCACGCGAGTCCCGTCGGGACGAGCGAGCCTCGGAACCGTCGAGCGGTGAGGGTACCGAACCGCGAGAGCCAGATGGCGACGCCCTCCCGGACGACGAGACCACCGTCGCCGTCCCGAACTACTTCGGCCAGCAGCGGTTCGGTTCGCGCCGACCGGTCACCCACGAGGTCGGTCTCGCTATCGTCCGTGAGGCGTGGAAAGACGCGGTGCTTGCCTACGTGGGCAATCCACACGAGCGCGAGCCCGAGGCCACGCAGGCCGCCCGTGAGTACGTGGACGAGACCGAGGACTGGCAGGGGGCGCTGGAGCGGCTTCCACGAGCGCTGGGCTACGAGCGGTCGATGTGTCACACGCTGGTAGACAACGGCGGTGAGACGGCAGCGGACTTCCGCGAGGCCGTCGAGACCCTTCCCACCAATCTCCAGACGCTCTTTGTCAACGCCGCCCAGTCGTACGTCTTCAACAGGATTCTCTCCGAGCGGCTCGAACGGGGCCTGCCGTTCGACCGACCCGTCGAGGGTGACGTGGTATGTTTCAGAGATAGCGAGGCGCCCGCCGACCTCCCGCTGCCCGACACCGACCGCATCCAGCGGGTCACCGGAAAACGGCTGCGGACCGTCGAACGCCACTGCGAGCGCGGCCGGGCGTTCGTCACCGCACCGCTGGTGGGCACCGAGACCGAACTGGCCGACGGCGAAGCGGGCGAGATAGAGCGCGAGGTCCTCGACGACGTGGGGCTGGAACCGAATGACTTCGCGCTTCCGGGGGAGTTCGATAGCTCGGGAACACGACGGGCGGTCCAGGTCCAGACGGAACTCTCCGTCGAGCGAGACGGCGACGACCTGACCTTCGAGTTCTCGTTGCCAAAGGGGAGCTACGCGACCGTCCTGCTCCGGGAGTTCCGCAAGAACGACCCGGCGAAGTAG
- a CDS encoding DUF2103 domain-containing protein translates to MDCRQCATALDRPGDYCLVCRTANADAVVLELERERATVTCLLDGEVVGARTVTTTPEGSGSDQNAVVELRNFAGLVADEVQRKRPEEVYVTGDRAVISAVRGQLHHEFFRVEGEDPVQRVIDRQGEPALEVVDAPPESKLGGSHSTLIGGRAGQRVIYTVAGHPHVKKVIPGPIDAGGASSPTGVRAKATRADANGNVRVLIRDGSSVQENRVVTTAGDRELGEHVRADLNEALVEAELQDE, encoded by the coding sequence ATGGACTGCCGGCAGTGTGCCACCGCGTTAGATAGACCGGGCGATTACTGCCTGGTCTGTCGCACTGCCAACGCCGACGCCGTCGTGCTGGAACTCGAACGCGAGCGGGCGACGGTCACCTGTCTGCTGGACGGGGAGGTGGTCGGCGCACGGACGGTGACGACGACCCCCGAGGGGTCGGGCAGCGACCAGAACGCGGTCGTCGAGCTGCGGAACTTCGCCGGCCTCGTCGCCGACGAAGTACAACGGAAACGGCCCGAGGAGGTGTACGTCACCGGCGACCGGGCGGTCATTAGCGCGGTCAGGGGCCAGCTCCACCACGAGTTCTTCCGGGTGGAAGGCGAGGACCCCGTCCAGCGGGTCATCGACCGGCAGGGCGAGCCGGCTCTGGAAGTCGTGGACGCCCCGCCCGAGTCGAAACTGGGCGGGAGCCACTCGACGCTCATCGGCGGCCGAGCGGGCCAGCGGGTCATCTACACCGTCGCCGGCCATCCACACGTCAAGAAGGTGATTCCGGGGCCTATCGACGCCGGCGGGGCGTCCTCGCCGACGGGCGTGCGGGCGAAGGCGACACGGGCCGACGCCAACGGGAACGTCCGGGTCCTGATTCGCGATGGCTCCAGCGTCCAGGAGAACCGCGTGGTGACGACCGCCGGGGACCGCGAACTCGGCGAGCACGTTCGGGCGGACCTGAACGAGGCGCTGGTCGAGGCCGAGCTCCAGGACGAGTAG
- a CDS encoding 50S ribosomal protein L37ae has translation MWPLGRPMGTMASKSGKTGSSGRFGARYGRVSRRRVAEIEAEMNEDHTCPNCGEDQVDRQGTGIWQCSYCDYKYTGGSYKPETPGGKTVRRSIRAALAEDEE, from the coding sequence ATGTGGCCGCTGGGCCGACCAATGGGTACTATGGCTAGCAAGAGCGGGAAGACCGGCAGCTCCGGCCGATTCGGCGCTCGCTACGGTCGCGTCTCACGGCGTCGCGTCGCGGAGATCGAGGCGGAGATGAACGAGGACCACACCTGTCCGAACTGCGGCGAGGACCAGGTCGACCGGCAGGGCACGGGCATCTGGCAGTGTAGCTACTGCGATTACAAGTACACCGGTGGGAGCTACAAGCCCGAGACCCCCGGCGGCAAGACGGTCCGTCGCTCCATCCGCGCTGCACTCGCCGAAGACGAGGAATAA
- a CDS encoding DNA-directed RNA polymerase subunit P encodes MSYKCSRCKRDVTLDEYGGVRCPYCGHRVLLKERSPDVKEIDVK; translated from the coding sequence ATGAGCTACAAGTGTTCACGCTGTAAGCGCGACGTAACACTCGACGAGTACGGTGGCGTCCGCTGTCCGTACTGCGGCCACCGCGTGCTGCTGAAGGAGCGCTCGCCCGACGTCAAAGAAATCGACGTCAAGTGA
- a CDS encoding KEOPS complex subunit Pcc1 — MDYPDESVARCVERSLRPEIGDIEGDRTTARLAREGATLCVTVAADDLVALRAGCNTWLTLSSVAEAASQD, encoded by the coding sequence CTGGACTACCCTGACGAGTCGGTGGCTCGCTGCGTCGAGCGGAGCCTCCGGCCCGAAATCGGTGACATCGAGGGGGACCGGACAACCGCCCGCCTGGCCCGCGAGGGTGCGACGCTGTGCGTGACCGTCGCGGCCGACGACCTCGTCGCCCTGCGGGCGGGGTGTAACACGTGGCTGACGCTCTCGTCGGTCGCCGAGGCGGCTTCTCAGGACTGA
- a CDS encoding PAS domain S-box protein yields the protein MTNESTSRELIVGGADMPAPSSAVEVLYVDAEAAVRERTRAAMADQRSDLSVASVGTVEAAVEVATATPPACLVVDPVGLGDIGPLLDVVDAPVIVYTEREPTELADPLAGAMRTVVEKGPTNRGGFLAEKVISTVDTPTARSEYALQQALAGVSRQAETGQAVFLVEDGDIVWSSMSLVGLVGTSDPPATDDIYEQLAALCAHQSGVIAVEQFSRDPPESTTIRTGAAANERHLLLQRYPLPDETTATSFVLVRDVTETAGRDARLSMLELLTEQAQDGLYTLDERGIIDFCNESFAKNLGYEPAELRGEHAEQTLAPGELEKGQRTIAELLSSERDSTTVDLTFQRKDGTEREISIHYTLLYDQDGGYSGLMGVTRDITERIERERELERRKELFDGIVDHFPNGAVFLFDDDLQYTMAGGDELERVGLDQSDILGQTPSAVFPPENADRLEQAHQDALVGEESSFHATVFGRHYEIQTIPIRDSDGAVVSGMALAQNVTERVQRERELEQSNTLLSTLFDALPVGILVEDSDREILTVNQRFVDLFDIPQSPDDLVGTYCLDNAEAIADVVADREAFLSALERLPDGRQRRLNEHLELADGRVFQRSYLPVDLPTGPANIWLYRDITDRIERERELEQTTERLELALEGAELGVWDWNVETGEIAFDDRWAGMLGYSVSELAPRLETWEELVHPEDSDRVWETMDTHLAGGSHTFHCEYRLRTNSGEYRWTRDIGRVVDRDDDGRPLRAVGIHQDITERKERQRELETQRDELATLAQVHGLIHDVIGALGSAATRSAIEETVCDRLVESELYQFACIGEREGASTQLRRKTVAGDDDGYLDIVSERSDAGDGNPGTEAIRTGEAQVVHDIETDDRVASWRDAALAREFRSALVVPLRHDEAIHGVLAVYANRPEAFSQRAVEAFTVLGEMVGFAYTAVQNRQLLAHDRVVEMEFQSTSPEAYPLDVATKHDCVLRGSGSVDLGDEVLAYMTVEGAPPEAVLPDFLDHDSVPNGRVIRADGDSGVIELRAAGSYQSALLDVGVRPIDFVADGESLTITVEAPLDAEPRTILDTLSEHAPGFELVVKQARDRQPTDEGDSLSLCDELTDRQREVLRSAYLAGYYEWPRDTTAEQLAETLDIASSTLHQHLRRAERNLLGKILDM from the coding sequence ATGACGAACGAATCCACCAGTCGCGAACTGATAGTTGGCGGTGCGGACATGCCCGCGCCGAGCAGCGCCGTCGAGGTACTGTACGTCGACGCGGAGGCGGCGGTCCGCGAGCGGACGCGGGCTGCGATGGCAGACCAGCGGTCCGACCTCTCCGTCGCGAGTGTCGGTACCGTCGAGGCCGCTGTCGAGGTGGCAACGGCGACGCCGCCGGCCTGTCTGGTCGTGGACCCAGTCGGGCTAGGGGACATCGGCCCGCTGCTCGATGTCGTCGACGCGCCGGTCATCGTCTACACGGAGCGAGAGCCGACGGAACTGGCGGACCCGCTCGCGGGCGCGATGCGGACGGTCGTCGAGAAAGGGCCGACGAACCGCGGCGGCTTCCTCGCGGAGAAGGTCATCAGCACGGTCGACACTCCGACCGCACGGAGCGAGTACGCGCTCCAGCAGGCTCTGGCCGGCGTGAGTCGGCAGGCCGAGACCGGCCAGGCGGTGTTCCTCGTCGAGGACGGCGATATCGTCTGGTCAAGTATGTCGCTGGTCGGACTGGTCGGGACGAGCGACCCGCCGGCGACCGACGATATCTACGAGCAGCTGGCCGCCCTCTGTGCGCACCAGAGCGGTGTCATCGCGGTCGAACAGTTCAGTAGGGACCCGCCGGAGTCGACGACTATCCGGACTGGGGCGGCGGCCAACGAGCGCCATCTCCTCCTGCAGCGGTATCCGTTGCCCGACGAGACGACGGCGACGTCGTTCGTTCTGGTCAGGGACGTCACCGAGACGGCCGGGCGGGACGCCCGGCTCTCGATGCTGGAACTGCTGACCGAGCAGGCACAGGACGGGCTCTACACGCTCGACGAACGGGGCATCATCGACTTCTGTAACGAGTCGTTCGCGAAGAACCTGGGCTACGAGCCGGCCGAACTGCGCGGTGAACACGCCGAGCAGACGCTGGCACCGGGCGAACTGGAGAAGGGCCAGCGGACCATCGCGGAGCTGCTTTCCTCCGAGCGAGACAGCACCACGGTCGACCTGACCTTCCAGCGCAAGGACGGCACCGAACGTGAGATATCCATCCACTACACGCTGTTGTACGACCAGGACGGCGGCTACAGCGGCCTGATGGGTGTCACTCGCGACATCACCGAGCGAATCGAGCGCGAGCGGGAACTGGAGCGACGCAAGGAGCTGTTCGACGGTATCGTCGACCACTTCCCCAACGGCGCCGTCTTCCTCTTCGACGACGACCTGCAGTATACGATGGCGGGTGGCGACGAACTGGAACGGGTGGGGCTCGACCAGTCGGACATACTCGGCCAGACGCCGTCTGCGGTGTTCCCGCCGGAGAACGCCGACCGGCTCGAACAGGCCCACCAGGACGCCCTGGTCGGCGAGGAGAGTTCCTTCCACGCCACTGTCTTCGGCCGACACTACGAGATTCAGACGATTCCGATACGGGACAGCGACGGGGCGGTCGTCTCCGGGATGGCGCTCGCACAGAACGTCACCGAACGGGTACAGCGGGAACGCGAGCTCGAACAGTCGAACACGCTGCTGTCGACGCTGTTCGATGCGCTCCCGGTGGGTATCCTCGTCGAGGACAGCGACCGGGAGATCCTCACGGTTAACCAGCGCTTTGTCGACCTGTTCGATATCCCCCAGTCGCCCGACGACCTCGTCGGCACGTACTGTCTGGACAACGCCGAGGCTATCGCCGATGTCGTCGCCGACCGGGAGGCGTTTCTGTCGGCGCTGGAGCGGCTGCCGGACGGGCGCCAACGCCGGCTCAACGAACACCTCGAACTGGCCGACGGGCGCGTCTTCCAGCGCAGTTACCTCCCGGTCGACCTCCCGACCGGACCGGCGAACATCTGGCTCTACCGGGATATCACCGACCGAATCGAACGCGAGCGGGAACTCGAACAGACGACAGAGCGGCTCGAACTCGCACTCGAGGGCGCCGAACTCGGCGTCTGGGACTGGAACGTCGAGACCGGCGAGATTGCCTTCGACGATCGCTGGGCCGGGATGCTCGGCTACTCGGTGTCGGAGCTCGCCCCCCGGCTGGAGACGTGGGAGGAGCTGGTCCACCCGGAGGACTCAGACCGCGTGTGGGAGACGATGGACACGCATCTCGCGGGCGGGAGCCATACCTTCCACTGTGAGTACCGGCTGCGGACGAACTCGGGGGAGTATCGGTGGACACGCGACATCGGCCGTGTCGTCGACCGCGACGACGACGGCAGGCCGCTGCGCGCCGTCGGCATCCACCAGGACATCACCGAGCGCAAGGAGCGCCAGCGCGAACTCGAGACACAGCGCGACGAACTGGCGACGCTCGCGCAGGTCCACGGCCTCATCCACGACGTCATCGGCGCGCTGGGGTCGGCGGCGACCCGGTCGGCTATCGAAGAGACGGTGTGTGACCGCCTCGTAGAGTCGGAGCTCTACCAGTTCGCGTGTATCGGCGAGCGCGAGGGGGCGAGCACGCAGCTCCGGCGCAAGACTGTCGCCGGGGACGACGACGGTTATCTGGACATCGTCTCCGAGCGCTCCGACGCCGGCGACGGCAACCCCGGCACGGAAGCGATTCGAACCGGTGAGGCCCAGGTCGTCCACGATATCGAGACCGACGACCGGGTCGCGTCGTGGCGGGACGCGGCGCTGGCCCGGGAGTTCCGCTCGGCGCTCGTGGTCCCGCTGCGCCACGACGAGGCCATCCACGGCGTCCTCGCCGTCTACGCCAACCGTCCCGAGGCGTTCAGCCAGCGCGCCGTCGAGGCCTTCACGGTGCTGGGCGAGATGGTCGGCTTTGCCTACACGGCCGTCCAGAACCGACAGCTTCTGGCCCACGACCGCGTCGTCGAGATGGAGTTCCAGTCGACGTCACCGGAGGCCTACCCGCTGGACGTGGCCACGAAACACGACTGCGTGCTCCGGGGCTCCGGGAGCGTCGACCTCGGTGACGAGGTGCTGGCGTACATGACCGTCGAGGGCGCACCGCCGGAGGCTGTGTTACCGGATTTCCTCGACCACGACTCCGTTCCGAATGGGCGGGTCATCCGCGCCGACGGGGACAGCGGTGTCATCGAACTCAGGGCGGCCGGGTCCTATCAGTCCGCGCTCCTCGATGTCGGCGTCAGGCCCATCGACTTCGTCGCGGACGGCGAGTCACTCACCATCACCGTCGAGGCCCCGCTCGACGCCGAGCCGCGGACGATACTCGATACGCTATCGGAGCACGCACCCGGGTTCGAGCTGGTCGTCAAACAGGCCCGGGACCGCCAGCCGACGGACGAGGGCGACAGTCTCTCTCTCTGTGACGAACTGACCGACCGGCAACGGGAAGTGCTCCGCTCGGCCTATCTCGCGGGCTACTACGAATGGCCCCGGGATACGACTGCCGAACAACTGGCCGAGACGCTCGATATCGCTTCCTCGACGCTACACCAGCATCTCCGACGGGCCGAGCGTAACCTGTTGGGCAAGATACTTGATATGTGA
- a CDS encoding DUF7344 domain-containing protein, with protein MTPQDRGLRTPVIDDVFAALSDWRRRAVCRYLVTCDDTGVEAGTLATAVARRAQASGVADSEATVEAVEQALVETHLPELDRLGLLDFDERSGAVHYWGHATVEKWAEHADAVTKRNEF; from the coding sequence ATGACTCCCCAGGACCGGGGTCTCAGGACACCGGTGATAGACGACGTCTTCGCGGCGCTGTCGGACTGGCGACGGCGCGCGGTCTGTCGGTACCTCGTGACCTGCGACGACACAGGGGTCGAGGCCGGCACACTGGCGACTGCCGTGGCCAGACGGGCGCAGGCGAGCGGGGTAGCCGACTCGGAGGCCACCGTCGAGGCCGTCGAGCAGGCGCTGGTCGAGACCCACCTGCCCGAACTGGACCGTCTCGGCCTGCTCGACTTCGACGAACGGAGCGGTGCCGTCCACTACTGGGGCCACGCCACCGTCGAGAAGTGGGCCGAACACGCCGACGCCGTCACCAAGCGCAACGAGTTCTAA
- a CDS encoding aldo/keto reductase, protein MDLPPVGLGTMGVDDPSVVAAALDVGYTHIDTAQIYDNEAVVGDGLAGGDLEDCVVATKLWTDSLAADAVRAGTERSLDRLGLDAVDLLYVHRPRGDYDPATTLPALERVRATGLTDGIGLSNFTLDQVRTADEYVDDIAAHQVEFHPFFRDEALLGHAQREDYPLVAYSPLAGGLVFEDPTIQAIAQRHETTPAAVAIAWATSYDNVVTIPKASSRAHLEANLEATRLELAAGDIDAIEAIDREEELFPE, encoded by the coding sequence ATGGACCTCCCGCCGGTCGGTCTCGGCACGATGGGCGTCGACGACCCGAGTGTCGTCGCTGCCGCCCTCGATGTCGGGTACACTCACATCGACACCGCCCAGATATACGACAACGAAGCCGTCGTCGGGGACGGGCTCGCGGGTGGCGACCTCGAGGACTGCGTCGTCGCGACCAAACTCTGGACCGACAGCCTCGCCGCCGACGCGGTGCGTGCCGGCACCGAACGGAGTCTCGACCGCCTCGGACTCGACGCCGTGGACCTGCTGTACGTCCACCGACCTCGCGGCGACTACGACCCCGCGACGACGCTGCCCGCCCTCGAACGGGTCCGGGCAACTGGACTCACTGACGGTATCGGCCTCTCGAACTTCACGCTCGACCAGGTCCGGACGGCCGACGAGTACGTCGACGACATCGCCGCCCATCAGGTGGAGTTTCACCCCTTCTTCCGGGACGAGGCGCTGCTCGGGCACGCACAGCGCGAGGACTACCCGCTGGTCGCGTACTCGCCGCTCGCCGGCGGGCTGGTGTTCGAGGACCCCACTATCCAGGCTATCGCCCAGCGACACGAGACGACGCCCGCCGCCGTCGCCATCGCCTGGGCCACGAGCTACGACAACGTCGTGACCATCCCGAAGGCGTCCTCCCGGGCGCATCTCGAAGCGAACCTTGAGGCCACCCGGCTGGAACTGGCGGCGGGGGATATCGACGCCATCGAGGCCATCGACCGGGAAGAGGAGCTGTTCCCGGAGTAA
- a CDS encoding bacteriorhodopsin: MSSPATATAALLQATQAEAVEAIQNDVLLSSSLWVNIALAGFSALLFVYMGRNVTDPRAKFIFAATLMIPLVSISSYTGLLSGLTVGFIEMPAGHALAGEEVMSQWGRYLTWALSTPMILLALGLLAKVDTPSLFTVIVADIGMCITGLAAALVTSSYALRWAFYLISCAFFIVVLYAILVEWPKSAAAADTDEIFGTLRALTVVLWLGYPIIWALGVEGLALVQSVGLTSWGYSALDIGAKYVFAFLLLRWVAANEGVVSESGVTAGSEAGGAAPVDD; this comes from the coding sequence ATGTCATCTCCAGCAACGGCAACGGCAGCACTGCTCCAGGCCACGCAGGCGGAGGCCGTAGAGGCAATCCAGAACGACGTGTTACTGTCGTCGTCCCTCTGGGTGAACATCGCGCTCGCCGGCTTTTCGGCGCTGTTGTTCGTGTATATGGGCCGGAACGTGACCGACCCCCGGGCGAAGTTCATCTTCGCAGCGACGTTGATGATTCCGCTGGTCTCCATCTCGAGTTACACCGGCCTCCTCTCGGGGCTGACAGTCGGGTTCATCGAGATGCCGGCCGGCCACGCGCTGGCCGGCGAGGAAGTGATGAGCCAGTGGGGCCGCTACCTGACCTGGGCGCTGTCGACGCCGATGATACTGCTGGCGCTCGGGCTCTTGGCGAAGGTCGACACCCCTAGCCTCTTTACCGTCATCGTCGCCGACATCGGGATGTGTATCACCGGCCTCGCGGCCGCGCTCGTCACCTCGTCGTACGCCCTCCGGTGGGCCTTCTATCTCATCAGCTGTGCGTTCTTCATCGTGGTGTTGTACGCCATCCTCGTCGAGTGGCCCAAATCAGCCGCCGCGGCCGACACCGACGAGATATTCGGCACTCTCCGGGCACTGACCGTCGTGCTGTGGCTGGGCTATCCGATCATCTGGGCGCTGGGCGTCGAGGGACTCGCGCTCGTCCAGAGCGTCGGCCTCACCTCCTGGGGCTACTCGGCGCTCGACATCGGTGCGAAGTACGTCTTCGCGTTCCTGCTCCTGCGCTGGGTCGCGGCCAACGAGGGCGTCGTCTCCGAGTCGGGCGTGACGGCCGGTTCGGAGGCCGGCGGCGCCGCACCGGTCGACGACTGA